A DNA window from Polynucleobacter sp. AP-Titi-500A-B4 contains the following coding sequences:
- the rplI gene encoding 50S ribosomal protein L9, translating to MQIILLEKVTNLGNLGDVVRVKDGFARNFLIPQRKARRATEAAIADFATRRAELEKLAAEKLAAAEAVGVKLKDLVLEIGQKAGVDGRLFGSVTNHDIADALKAKGFTIEKASIRMPTGPLKMVGDHPVAVAVHTDVVVDITIRVVGEQA from the coding sequence ATGCAAATCATTCTTTTAGAAAAAGTAACAAACTTGGGCAACCTCGGTGACGTAGTTCGCGTTAAAGACGGTTTCGCTCGTAATTTCCTAATCCCACAACGTAAAGCTCGTCGTGCAACTGAAGCAGCTATCGCTGACTTTGCAACACGTCGTGCTGAGTTGGAGAAATTAGCTGCTGAGAAATTAGCTGCTGCTGAAGCGGTTGGTGTAAAGCTCAAAGACTTGGTTCTCGAAATCGGTCAAAAAGCTGGCGTTGACGGTCGCTTGTTTGGTTCTGTAACTAACCACGATATCGCTGATGCTTTGAAAGCCAAAGGTTTCACGATTGAGAAAGCTTCAATCCGTATGCCTACTGGACCATTGAAAATGGTTGGTGATCATCCTGTTGCGGTTGCTGTTCATACCGACGTAGTAGTGGATATCACTATTCGTGTAGTTGGCGAGCAAGCTTAA
- the priB gene encoding primosomal replication protein N produces the protein MNHFTLTAILVSKDAIRFTPAGIPVMHCQLEHSGEANEVGVARKIQMSVEAIVIGPIQKDLEQMDLGAEAVFEGFLAPKTLRNQRLVFHITHIQLKN, from the coding sequence TTGAATCATTTCACCCTCACTGCAATCTTAGTATCTAAAGACGCGATTCGATTTACACCTGCAGGAATACCGGTGATGCATTGCCAGCTAGAACATAGCGGCGAAGCAAACGAGGTAGGGGTAGCAAGGAAAATTCAGATGAGTGTTGAAGCCATAGTAATCGGTCCAATACAAAAGGATCTAGAGCAAATGGATTTAGGAGCTGAGGCGGTGTTTGAAGGATTCTTAGCACCGAAGACTCTACGTAATCAAAGACTGGTTTTCCATATTACCCATATTCAATTGAAAAATTAA
- the dnaB gene encoding replicative DNA helicase, protein MTGSGDAVVQALKVPPHSVEAEQSLLGGLLIDNSSWDNLGGVLNDKDFYRPEHALIYKVIARLVGDNHPADVITVHDAIKSEQGGDLVSIDYLNSLAQNTPSAANIKGYADIVRDRSILRRLIEVSDSIVNSAFVPEGRTVRTLLDEAESRILQIGEEGSRKADYLEIEPLLRSVVARIDELYNRQGGSDITGIATGFIDLDKQTSGLQKGDLVIVAGRPSMGKAQPLDAKVKTVDGWKLMGDLKFGDRLASVDGQHSMVTGIYPQGTKQIYKVTFSDGRQAECCDEHLWRVMYRDWSEPRVINTTRLMEMLQCVRYKNRLWIDPVSGDFGHSNALPIHPWVLGALLGDGTLALSHRSVMFSTKSPELVERMNLLANYEMELVHANAYDWRLVSKERIAANGQRAAIKTNYFRAALDELGVLGCRSFDKYIPATYLEANKNSRLTLLQGLMDTDGWIEKWGSIRFCTASKQLSEDVATLARSLGGFCSIAQKQTSYTYKGEKKQGRLSYVLNMSFGPGFQAFTLPEKAERLRASWDRQRRISFQSIEPSRMSEAQCISVSHPQRTYVTNDYVVTHNTAFALNIAENVALAEGLPVVVFSMEMSGEQLAARLLGSVGRVDQGRMRTGKLQDDEWPRVTDAIARLSNTQILIDETGSLSSLELRARARRIARNFGGTLGLVVIDYLQLMSGSGSENRATEISEISRSLKSLAKELQCPVVALSQLNRGLEQRPNKRPIMSDLRESGAIEQDADLIMFIYRDEVYHPDTTTDKGVAEIIIGKQRNGPIGTVRLSWQGPYTKFDNLAMGSIGYSSGGYEPF, encoded by the coding sequence ATGACGGGTTCTGGGGATGCAGTCGTGCAGGCTTTGAAAGTTCCTCCACATTCTGTAGAAGCCGAGCAATCACTGCTCGGTGGTCTACTGATCGATAACTCCTCTTGGGACAACCTTGGTGGAGTCTTAAACGACAAAGATTTCTATCGTCCTGAGCATGCATTGATCTACAAGGTCATTGCACGTTTAGTTGGCGATAACCATCCCGCAGACGTTATTACTGTTCACGATGCAATTAAGTCTGAGCAGGGCGGTGATCTGGTTAGCATTGACTACCTTAATTCATTAGCGCAAAACACACCGAGCGCAGCGAACATTAAAGGCTATGCCGATATCGTTCGTGACCGCAGTATTTTGCGCCGTTTGATTGAAGTCTCTGACAGTATTGTTAACTCAGCATTCGTACCAGAGGGGCGTACAGTACGAACCCTATTGGATGAAGCGGAGTCTCGCATCTTGCAAATTGGTGAGGAGGGTAGTCGCAAAGCCGATTACTTGGAGATCGAACCATTACTGCGCTCAGTTGTTGCCAGAATTGATGAGCTCTATAACCGTCAAGGCGGAAGTGATATCACCGGTATCGCAACGGGCTTTATTGATTTAGATAAACAAACTAGCGGTTTACAAAAAGGTGACTTAGTCATTGTTGCTGGAAGACCCTCGATGGGTAAAGCGCAGCCTTTGGATGCAAAAGTGAAAACCGTTGATGGCTGGAAATTGATGGGCGATTTAAAGTTTGGTGATCGCCTTGCTTCTGTGGATGGTCAGCATTCAATGGTCACGGGCATTTATCCACAAGGCACAAAGCAGATCTATAAAGTCACTTTTTCAGATGGCCGTCAAGCTGAGTGCTGTGATGAGCATCTCTGGCGGGTAATGTATCGCGATTGGTCCGAGCCACGAGTTATCAACACCACTCGCTTAATGGAAATGTTGCAGTGTGTTCGATATAAGAACAGATTATGGATTGACCCAGTTTCAGGCGATTTTGGTCACTCAAATGCCTTACCAATTCACCCTTGGGTTTTAGGTGCGTTGCTAGGTGATGGCACTCTAGCCCTATCTCATAGATCAGTCATGTTTTCAACTAAGTCACCTGAGCTTGTAGAACGCATGAATTTGCTTGCGAACTATGAGATGGAGTTAGTGCATGCTAATGCATATGACTGGAGATTAGTTTCGAAAGAAAGAATTGCTGCTAATGGTCAAAGAGCGGCTATCAAGACAAATTATTTTAGAGCTGCTTTAGATGAATTAGGTGTTTTAGGTTGCAGGAGTTTTGATAAATATATTCCGGCTACTTATCTTGAGGCCAATAAGAATTCTCGTCTTACATTGCTCCAGGGTTTGATGGATACCGATGGATGGATTGAGAAGTGGGGCTCTATTCGTTTTTGTACAGCAAGCAAGCAATTATCTGAAGATGTTGCAACTTTAGCTAGGTCATTAGGAGGCTTTTGCTCCATAGCACAAAAGCAAACGAGCTATACCTACAAGGGTGAAAAGAAGCAAGGCCGCTTATCTTATGTTTTGAATATGAGTTTTGGCCCCGGTTTTCAAGCTTTTACTCTGCCTGAAAAGGCTGAAAGGTTAAGAGCAAGCTGGGATCGCCAACGTAGAATTTCATTTCAAAGTATTGAGCCTTCCAGGATGTCTGAGGCGCAATGTATTTCAGTTAGCCACCCACAAAGAACTTACGTAACGAATGATTATGTTGTTACGCACAACACTGCATTTGCACTCAATATTGCAGAGAACGTCGCACTCGCTGAAGGTTTACCAGTTGTAGTCTTCTCGATGGAGATGTCCGGTGAGCAATTAGCAGCCCGTCTATTGGGTTCTGTTGGTCGTGTTGATCAAGGTCGTATGCGTACTGGAAAGTTGCAAGATGATGAATGGCCACGCGTCACCGACGCGATTGCGCGTTTAAGCAATACCCAAATTTTGATTGATGAGACTGGTTCTCTATCTAGCCTTGAATTGCGAGCCCGTGCACGTCGTATTGCCAGAAACTTTGGCGGTACTTTAGGTTTGGTAGTAATTGACTACTTGCAGTTGATGAGTGGCTCTGGTTCTGAGAACCGCGCTACAGAGATTTCAGAAATCTCACGCTCACTCAAGTCACTCGCAAAAGAATTGCAGTGCCCAGTCGTTGCTCTCTCACAGTTAAATCGCGGTCTTGAGCAGCGTCCTAATAAACGTCCCATCATGTCTGACTTGCGTGAGTCAGGTGCTATCGAACAAGATGCTGACTTGATCATGTTTATTTATCGTGATGAGGTCTATCACCCAGATACCACCACCGATAAAGGTGTGGCTGAGATCATTATCGGTAAGCAGCGTAATGGCCCAATTGGTACAGTGAGATTAAGTTGGCAAGGTCCGTATACCAAGTTCGATAACTTGGCGATGGGCTCAATTGGATACTCTTCTGGTGGTTACGAGCCTTTCTAG
- the rpsR gene encoding 30S ribosomal protein S18 has protein sequence MAFGKKPDFKKKPAQNPLFKRKRYCRFTVAGVEQIDYKDVDTLKDFIGENAKITPARLTGTKAKYQRQLDTAIKRARFLALLPFSDQHRK, from the coding sequence ATGGCGTTTGGAAAGAAACCCGATTTCAAAAAGAAACCAGCTCAGAACCCATTGTTCAAGCGTAAGCGTTATTGCCGTTTCACTGTTGCTGGCGTAGAACAGATCGACTACAAAGATGTAGATACATTGAAGGACTTTATTGGTGAAAACGCCAAGATCACTCCTGCTCGTTTGACAGGCACTAAAGCTAAATATCAGCGTCAGTTAGACACTGCTATCAAGCGTGCTCGTTTCTTGGCTTTGTTGCCATTCTCCGATCAACATAGAAAATAA